One Brassica oleracea var. oleracea cultivar TO1000 chromosome C7, BOL, whole genome shotgun sequence genomic window carries:
- the LOC106306948 gene encoding uncharacterized protein LOC106306948 isoform X2, with protein sequence MSTERRPMTNEENAMFLDILQEAPLFGHRKSRSLVGSYLYLILLAGYAVLAAGAPWIFHHLHHLTPSLLCCCDVALLILTGIFQQYFVFQVQKIRLQGYYSFSQKLKHVVRLPFAIASYGTAAMLLVIVWDPQISILSTSSLQRIIMIAESVCAGFFMSLYIGNVHQYNSVNSRPDVLKSLYSPLQPSSSMDGLRYYEGRLSDQQTALLQYQRENLHFLSEEILSLQEKLSKYEQSDDGSTPQVDLAHLLASRDQELRTLSAETNQLQSELRLARSLIAERDAEVQRVNNTNSQYIEENERLRAILSEWSMRAANLERALEVERMSNSELQKEVAGGRRKQQMVETSEQPPL encoded by the exons ATGTCAACGGAGAGACGTCCAATGACCAACGAAGAGAACGCTAT GTTCCTTGACATATTACAAGAAGCACCTTTATTCGGTCACAGGAAATCGAGAAGCCTAGTTGGAAGTTACCTCTATCTGATTCTATTGGCAGGCTATGCCGTTTTAGCTGCAGGAGCTCCTTGGATATTTCATCATCTCCACCATTTGACACCTTCTTTGCTCTGCTGCTGCGATGTTGCGCTTTTGATTCTCACAG GTATCTTTCAACAGTACTTTGTTTTTCAAGTCCAGAAAATACGTCTTCAG GGTTATTACAGTTTCAGTCAGAAGTTGAAGCATGTTGTTCGTCTTCCATTTGCAATTGCTTCATATG GTACCGCTGCGATGCTTCTTGTGATAGTATGGGATCCCCAAATCAGCATTCTTTCTACTTCTTCTTTGCAACG GATCATCATGATTGCTGAATCAGTGTGTGCTGGCTTCTTCATGAGTTTATATATAG GTAATGTGCATCAATACAATTCCGTTAATTCAAGGCCAGACGTCTTGAAGTCGTTATACTCTCCTCTTCAACCGTCAAGTTCTATGGACGGCTTGAGGTATTATGAAGGCCGACTTTCTGATCAACAAACGGCTTTGTTACAGTATCAGCGCGAAAACCTCCATTTTCTAAGCGAGGAG ATTCTGTCTTTGCAAGAGAAACTAAGCAAATATGAACAATCTGATGATGGAAGCACCCCTCAG GTTGATCTGGCACATCTTTTAGCTTCTCGAGACCAGGAGTTGAGGACACTTTCAGCTGAG ACGAATCAACTTCAGTCTGAGCTACGGCTTGCTCGTTCTTTGATAGCAGAGAGGGATGCAGAGGTGCAGCGTGTCAACAATACCAACAGTCAG TATATTGAAGAAAACGAAAGGCTGAGGGCAATTCTGAGTGAATGGAGCATGCGGGCAGCAAAT CTTGAGAGAGCTTTGGAAGTGGAGCGTATGTCTAACTCGGAACTACAGAAGGAAGTGGCAGGTGGGCGTAGAAAGCAGCAGATGGTTGAGACATCTGAGCAACCTCCATTGTAA
- the LOC106306948 gene encoding uncharacterized protein LOC106306948 isoform X1 — MSTERRPMTNEENAMFLDILQEAPLFGHRKSRSLVGSYLYLILLAGYAVLAAGAPWIFHHLHHLTPSLLCCCDVALLILTGTAAMLLVIVWDPQISILSTSSLQRIIMIAESVCAGFFMSLYIGNVHQYNSVNSRPDVLKSLYSPLQPSSSMDGLRYYEGRLSDQQTALLQYQRENLHFLSEEILSLQEKLSKYEQSDDGSTPQVDLAHLLASRDQELRTLSAETNQLQSELRLARSLIAERDAEVQRVNNTNSQYIEENERLRAILSEWSMRAANLERALEVERMSNSELQKEVAGGRRKQQMVETSEQPPL, encoded by the exons ATGTCAACGGAGAGACGTCCAATGACCAACGAAGAGAACGCTAT GTTCCTTGACATATTACAAGAAGCACCTTTATTCGGTCACAGGAAATCGAGAAGCCTAGTTGGAAGTTACCTCTATCTGATTCTATTGGCAGGCTATGCCGTTTTAGCTGCAGGAGCTCCTTGGATATTTCATCATCTCCACCATTTGACACCTTCTTTGCTCTGCTGCTGCGATGTTGCGCTTTTGATTCTCACAG GTACCGCTGCGATGCTTCTTGTGATAGTATGGGATCCCCAAATCAGCATTCTTTCTACTTCTTCTTTGCAACG GATCATCATGATTGCTGAATCAGTGTGTGCTGGCTTCTTCATGAGTTTATATATAG GTAATGTGCATCAATACAATTCCGTTAATTCAAGGCCAGACGTCTTGAAGTCGTTATACTCTCCTCTTCAACCGTCAAGTTCTATGGACGGCTTGAGGTATTATGAAGGCCGACTTTCTGATCAACAAACGGCTTTGTTACAGTATCAGCGCGAAAACCTCCATTTTCTAAGCGAGGAG ATTCTGTCTTTGCAAGAGAAACTAAGCAAATATGAACAATCTGATGATGGAAGCACCCCTCAG GTTGATCTGGCACATCTTTTAGCTTCTCGAGACCAGGAGTTGAGGACACTTTCAGCTGAG ACGAATCAACTTCAGTCTGAGCTACGGCTTGCTCGTTCTTTGATAGCAGAGAGGGATGCAGAGGTGCAGCGTGTCAACAATACCAACAGTCAG TATATTGAAGAAAACGAAAGGCTGAGGGCAATTCTGAGTGAATGGAGCATGCGGGCAGCAAAT CTTGAGAGAGCTTTGGAAGTGGAGCGTATGTCTAACTCGGAACTACAGAAGGAAGTGGCAGGTGGGCGTAGAAAGCAGCAGATGGTTGAGACATCTGAGCAACCTCCATTGTAA
- the LOC106304320 gene encoding uncharacterized protein LOC106304320 yields MEPPPSSRAEEPPSWDELYKINLMPSELFLKFRKELQGLRVGVNLELYNEPTNDYHAKLVLKPLSPERKWKFIYEPLHQEVRVLSKKIPLTRFLNLQVGVGHNFQMNAMGWKWKLTSCLGGDGVSRIQNKTTLGLTPGVDLRFGWRADFVLPEVTGALGTEEPLFNMSSGRLEASLDRVEAILTHSEYL; encoded by the exons ATGGAGCCACCACCGAGTTCGCGAGCGGAGGAACCTCCGTCATGGGACGAGCTTTACAAAATCAATCTAATGCCATCGGAGCTGTTTCTCAAGTTCCGAAAAGAGCTCCAAGGCCTTCGCGTCGGCGTCAATCTCGAG TTGTATAACGAACCCACGAATGATTACCACGCAAAGCTTGTTCTGAAGCCATTATCACCAGAACGGAAGTGGAAGTTTATTTATGAGCCTTTACACCAAGAAGTTCGTGTTCTTTCAAAGAAGATTCCTCTCACCAGATTTCTCAATCTCCAG GTTGGTGTTGGGCATAACTTTCAAATGAACGCAATGGGTTGGAAATGGAAGCTTACCTCTTGTTTGGGTGGAGATGGTGTGTCTCGGATCCAAAACAAAACCACTCTTGGTTTGACTCCTGGTGTCGATCTGCGGTTTGGTTGGAGAGCTGATTTTGTACTCCCTGAAGTTACTGG AGCTCTTGGTACTGAAGAACCGTTATTCAACATGAGCTCGGGGCGTTTAGAGGCATCACTGGATAGAGTAGAAGCCATTTTAACACATTCCGAATATCTATAA
- the LOC106306947 gene encoding pentatricopeptide repeat-containing protein At2g06000 yields the protein MIRSSFATTVGLFHTHTHGGAQARPLKANTREVTHCPEAWLVKILSTLFVYRVPDSDLCFCYLSKNINPFIAFEVVKKLDNPHIGFRFWEFSRFKLNIRHSFGTYNLLTRSLCKAGLHDLAGKVFECMKSDGVSPNSRLLGFLVSSFAEKGNLRFATALLLRSYEVQGVSTVVNSLLHTLVRLGRVEDAINLFEKHLKFQSCNDTWTFNILIRGLCCVGKAEKALELFAEMSSFACSPDIVTYNTLIKGFCKSNELGKAYDMFSEVKSRVGCSLDVVTYTSMMSGYCKAGNVKEASLLLDEMVDLGIYPNNITFNVLVDGYAKVGEMSCAEVIRGKMESFGCFADVVTYTSLIHGYCRVGQVNKGFSLWEEMNAKGMFPNAFTYSILINALCKENRLLRARDLLRQLACEGVVSKPFLYNPVIDGFCKAGKVNEANVIVAEMEKTKCKPDKITFTILIIGHCMKGRMGEAVSIFHKMVAIGCSPDKITVSSLLSCLLKAGMAKEAYQLNQIAVKCQSNDVAPQETKAVNVTVAAC from the coding sequence ATGATCCGATCGTCCTTTGCCACCACCGTTGGCCTCTTCCACACACACACTCATGGCGGAGCTCAAGCTCGTCCTCTAAAGGCCAATACCCGAGAAGTGACCCATTGCCCCGAAGCTTGGTTAGTCAAAATCCTCTCTACTCTCTTCGTCTACAGGGTCCCAGATTCCGATCTCTGTTTCTGCTACCTCAGCAAGAACATAAATCCGTTCATCGCATTCGAGGTCGTGAAGAAACTTGACAATCCTCACATCGGGTTTCGGTTTTGGGAGTTTAGTAGATTCAAGCTCAACATTCGCCACTCTTTCGGGACTTATAACTTGCTCACTAGATCGCTTTGCAAAGCAGGGTTGCACGATTTGGCTGGGAAGGTGTTTGAGTGCATGAAGAGCGATGGTGTCTCCCCCAACAGTCGGTTATTAGGGTTTTTGGTGTCTTCTTTCGCTGAAAAGGGTAACCTTCGTTTTGCCACTGCTTTGCTTCTTCGGTCTTATGAGGTTCAAGGAGTTTCTACGGTGGTTAACAGTTTGTTGCACACGTTAGTGAGGCTGGGTCGTGTGGAGGATGCCATTAATCTATTCGAAAAGCATCTCAAGTTTCAGTCTTGTAATGATACCTGGACGTTTAACATTCTGATTCGAGGTTTGTGCTGTGTAGGGAAAGCTGAGAAAGCATTAGAGCTTTTTGCTGAGATGAGTAGTTTTGCTTGTTCGCCTGATATCGTTACCTATAATACTCTCATTAAGGGTTTTTGCAAGAGTAATGAGCTGGGCAAAGCCTACGATATGTTCAGCGAGGTTAAGTCGAGAGTGGGTTGTTCTCTGGATGTTGTTACTTATACTTCGATGATGTCAGGGTACTGCAAAGCTGGCAATGTGAAGGAAGCGTCTCTTCTGTTAGATGAAATGGTTGATTTGGGGATTTATCCTAATAACATAACTTTTAATGTTCTGGTCGATGGTTATGCCAAAGTGGGTGAGATGTCTTGTGCGGAAGTTATTCGCGGGAAGATGGAATCTTTTGGCTGTTTCGCAGATGTTGTGACCTACACTTCTTTGATTCATGGGTACTGCAGAGTAGGACAAGTCAACAAAGGGTTTAGTCTTTGGGAAGAAATGAATGCCAAAGGAATGTTTCCTAACGCATTTACCTATTCCATTCTTATCAACGCGCTCTGTAAAGAGAATAGGCTGCTCAGGGCTCGTGATCTTTTGAGGCAGTTAGCTTGTGAAGGCGTTGTTTCTAAACCGTTTCTGTACAACCCTGTCATTGATGGGTTTTGTAAAGCTGGAAAGGTCAACGAGGCAAATGTTATTGTGGCAGAGATGGAGAAGACGAAATGCAAACCAGATAAGATCACTTTTACCATTCTTATAATTGGGCATTGCATGAAAGGAAGGATGGGTGAAGCAGTCAGCATTTTCCACAAAATGGTGGCGATTGGTTGCTCACCTGATAAGATCACAGTGAGCTCTTTGTTGTCGTGTCTTCTTAAGGCTGGAATGGCAAAGGAGGCCTATCAACTAAACCAGATTGCAGTGAAATGCCAAAGTAATGATGTAGCACCTCAAGAGACGAAAGCTGTGAACGTAACTGTGGCTGCCTGCTAA